TTCAGTAATTTTTGTCCTTCGCTGATTTCACATAGAATGGTATCTACAAACATCATAAACTCCAGGAATTCTGTTTCTGTTCCTTTCCATTGCAGCTTTTTCATGTTGCAAAGCTGGAAAAGACGATTAATACATCCTACAGGTAAAAGACTGTCATTACAAAATGCCAGGATCACGTTACATCCTGTATACAAACAATGCCTGATTTTCTTAACTTTGCGACAACACCAATGACAAAATGTAAAGCCGCAGCTTACATTTTGCATAGATTAACTGACATTTTGCTAACTTTTTACCAGATTATGGAGCAAGACTTCTTTCGCCCAAACACAATAGGACAAAGGATCGCAAGGATTCGAAAAATGAAGGGTCTGAAACAGGAGACCCTTGCTGAACTGATTGGAATATCAAGACAGGCCATGTCAAATATTGAGACAAGTGATAACATTGACGACGAAAAGCTCGCTGAAATTGCAAAGGCACTAGATGTCGCACCGGAGTTCATTAAGAACTTCAACGCAGGTACCGGCATTA
The sequence above is a segment of the Niabella agricola genome. Coding sequences within it:
- a CDS encoding helix-turn-helix transcriptional regulator, producing the protein MPDFLNFATTPMTKCKAAAYILHRLTDILLTFYQIMEQDFFRPNTIGQRIARIRKMKGLKQETLAELIGISRQAMSNIETSDNIDDEKLAEIAKALDVAPEFIKNFNAGTGINNNIYQQNDGTINYNFNPIEKIVELYDALLRSEREKIELLQQLLQAEREKK